TTTCTTAATTGAAGCATTCAAATATGGTGCGCCACCACATGGCGGTATTGCTTTAGGTCTTGATAGATTAGTCATGCTCTTATCAGGTAGAACGAACTTAAGAGATACGATTGCATTTCCTAAGACGGCAAGTGCTTCATGTTTATTAACAGATGCACCAAGTGAAGTATCTAATAGTCAATTACATGAATTACATTTGCAACTTGATTTAGATGAAAAATAATTAAAAGTTTAAATACTTGTTATTTAGAAGAATTATGATAAAATAAATTTATAAGGTAGTCATCTGAAGTGTTCGTAATAAGCTTTTAATATTTTGACCTAACACTTTTGATCAAGGGAGCTTAATTGGTTTTCTTAATAGCGCATACGCCTCGTAAGGAGGACATGCAAAATAAGAAACAGAGCACCCACCTGTATATAGCAGGCCAAAATGATCTAGCACTTAATATTACGGCACAATTGGATTCTATCGGTACGCAAGACTTTATGTCTTGCGTATTTTTGTGTAAAGGAGTTAATTAAACTATGAAGCATCAATTTTCTAGAAATGAATTAGCAGTAGGTAAAGAAGGTTTAGACTTATTAAAAAGTAAAACAGTAGTTGTGCTTGGTGTAGGTGGCGTAGGTTCGTTTGCAGCTGAAGCACTCGCAAGAACTAATATTGGTCACATTATATTAATAGATAAAGACGATGTAGATATTACAAATGTAAATAGACAATTACATGCGTTAACAACAACAATAGGTCAATCTAAAGTTGATTTAATGGAAGAACGTATTAAGCTCATTAATCCAGATTGTAAAGTAACATCTCTTCATATGTTCTATACAGAAGAGACGTATGAGGCGTTATTTAATGAATATGATATTGATTATTTCGTCGATGCTAGTGATACGATTATGTATAAAGTACATTTAATGAAAGAATGTTTAGAAAGAGACATTGATGTTATTTCAAGTATGGGTGCTGCTAACAAGACAGATCCAACTAAATTTGAAATTGCTGATATTTCTAAGACACATACTGACCCAATGGCAAAAATAATACGTCTGAAATTAAGAAAAATGGGCATCCATAAAGGGATTAATGTCGTATTTAGTGACGAAAGTCCGATTATGATTCGTGAAGACGTTAAAGAAGTTATCGGAGATAAAAATGCAAAAGTAAGAAAAGCTCAAATGCCACCATCATCAAATGCATTTGTACCAAGTGTTGTCGGCTTAATTTGTGCGAGTTATGTTATTAATGATATTTTGAAAGATATACCAGTAAAAAGAGTCAAAGATAAATAACAACGACTTTGATATAAAAAATGAGACTGGACGTATCCAGTCTCATTTTTTTAAGTTTTTATATATTTCTGCTAGCTTTTGTTCAGATTTAGAAGTGAGCTTTGGCTGATAGTACTGTTTATCTTTTAATGTATCAGGTAAATATTGTTGTTCTACATAGCTATTTTCGTAGTTATGTGGATATTTATAACCAATCGCATTTCCTAATTCTTGAGCGCCTTGATAGTGGCCATCTTTTAAATGTTTAGGCACTAATCCAGCTTTTCCATTTCTAATATCAGACAATGCACTGTCAATAGAGACAATAGCTGAATTTGATTTTGGAGATAGACATAATTCAATTACGGCTTGACTCAGTGGAATGCGTGCTTCTGGAAAACCAAGACGTTCACTTGCTTCAATAGCAGATAACGTTCTTGCAGCGGCACCAGGTGATGCTAAGCCGATATCTTCATAGCTAATGACAAGCAAGCGTCTTGCAATCGTGGGTAAATCCCCAGCTTCAATGAGTCTTGCTAAATAGTGTAAAGCGGCATCAACGTCGCTACCTCGAATGGATTTTTGGAAGGCACTCATTACGTCATAGTGCTGATCACCGTCTTTATCATGTTGAAAAGCATTTTTTTGTATGCATACTTTAGCATCTTCAATCGTGACATGACGTTTTTCATTTTCAGTATCGGCGCTAAGTACGGCTAGTTCTAACGCGTTCAAAGCACTTCTAACATCACCATAACTTGCTTTTGCAAAATACTGAATGGCTTCATCATCTACAACGGGTGCGTAACTGGCTAAACCGTTTTCTGAATCTTCAAGTGCTCTGTGTAAAGCAATTATGATATCATCTTCTTCTAATGGGAAAAGTTCAAAAATTTGCGTTCTACTTCGTATAGCTGGATTAATAGCATGATAAGGATTTGATGTCGTTGCACCGATGAGTACAATTTTACCAGACTCTAAATGAGGTAATAAAAAATCTTGTTTAGCTTTATCAAGTCTATGAATTTCATCTAGTAATAGAATAACTTGGCCAGACATTTTGGCTTCTTCGACAACTAATTGCATATCTTTCTTAGTATTGGTAACGGCGTTTAGTTGTCTGAATTTATATTGAGTACTGCCTGCTATAGCTTGCGCAATACTTGTTTTACCAATTCCAGGTGGTCCATAAAAAATCATAGAAGTTAATCTTTTAGTATTTACCATTCTTCTAATAATTGCTTTTGGACCTACTAAATGCGATTGACTGATAACATCGTCAATCGTTTTTGGACGCATTCTATAAGCTAATGGTTCGTTTTTCATTTGTGATCAACCTTTCTAATTACTCAAAGTGTACAAAAAATGATAAAATAAGTTAACAATATTCTTTAAAGAAAATAAGAGGTGTAGTACATGAAAATTTCTACTAAAGGACGATACGGCTTAACACTTATGATATCGTTGACTAAGCGTTACGGTCAAGGATGTACATCGTTAAAATCTATCGCAGAAGAAAATAATTTAAGTGATTTATATTTAGAACAACTAGTAGGACCACTACGTAATGCTGGTCTTATTAAAAGTGTAAGAGGGGCCAAGGGGGGCTATCAATTACAAAAAGCACCATCAGAAATAACAGCGGGTGATGTTATTAGATTGTTGGAAGGACCTATTACACCTGTCGAAGGTATAGAAGATGAACCTCCAGCACAACAGCAATTATGGATACGAATTCGTGATGCTGTTAAAGAAGTACTTGATAATACAACATTAGAATATTTAGCAAACTATACAAACCAAGATGAACTTGAAGGGTATATGTTCTACATTTAAATTTAACAAGACTGTCCATTAGATGAATAACTGATGGATAGTCTTTTATTTTTTTTTGAATAGTTTAAACAAAATAATGCTCAACTGTATGGATTTCATGCTTAACTGTATTAATAAAAGTTATATTACGACAGTTAAGCATGAAATTTGATAATGTAGTGTAATTTTCTCCTCTGTATAATTTTTCATATTAAGATAGTTGTAGACTCAAATAAAGGGGAGATTATATGAAAAAATTCAAAGTTTACATATTGACCGTAGTTTCAATTTTATTATTAAGTTTCGTAGGTTTACCTTTAGAAGCAAATGCTAAAACGGATGAACCTTCATCAAGAGTTATACTACCTAATAATGACCGAGAACAAATAACAAATACAACATCGGCACACTATCAATCCATTGCTTTTGCTGATATTGGAGGGACTTCAATAGCCTCAGGAGTTGTAATCGGTAAAAATACAGTATTAACAAACAAACATGTTGTAGATGCAACTAACGGAGATGCATCAGTATTAAAATTTTCACCGGCTGCAAATGGAGATGGAAATTACCCAGCAGGAACATTTACAGCGACTGATTATAAAACAGCTCCAGATGGAGAAGATTTAGCTGTCGTAACAGTTGGTGAAAATAGTGAAGGACAATCAATAGGGGATGCTGTTCAACCAGCAACAATAGCTGATACATCAACTGTTAAAAAAGGTGATGATATTACTGTTACAGGATACCCAGGAGACAAGCCAATCGCAACATTATGGGAAAGTAAAGGCAATATCTTGTCAGCTTCAGGAAGTGATGTAACTTATGATTTAAGCACATATGGTGGGAACTCAGGTTCTCCAATATTTAATGCTAGCAATCAAGTAATCGGTCTACATTACGGTGGCGTACCAGATAGTCATAACAGCGGTGTATTATTTAATAGTAGCGTTCAAGAATTTATCAATAGTAACTTGAAATAAATAAAAGCTGCTGGGACATAAATGTCCTGAAAACTTAAAAAGAACAGAAGTTCATTTTTAAAATCGAACTTCTGCTTTTTTTGTATAAAAATAGATATTCTCCACGATTTTGTGAAGTGCTGACGCCTGAGGGAATAGTATGCGAGAGAGACTACAGGCTCGAACCATACCCCTAGGCAAGCATGCACGAACAAAATCGTAGATTTCATAAAAATAACAACTCATTTCTAGCTGAATAAATCAGTGGAATGAGTTGTTATTTATTTTAACTTTTATTATTCACCGTAAACGTCATCGACGATTTTTTTGAATGATTCAAATGATTTGTATTGTTTTTCTAAATCATAAATATAACTTACAGCCATTATTTCATCTACATTATATTTATTTTGGAAGTCTAATAATTGTTTTTTAACTGTTTCTTCACTTCCAATAAATGATGTGTTTGTTTTAGATTGGGCCATATATTTTTCTTGTGGTGACCAAATGTTTTCTAATTGATCTGTTGGTGGTTGTAAAGGCAGACGTGAATTTCTCACGATTCCTAAGAACATTAAGTGCATTGTTGATGATAAGAAAGTTGCTTCTTCATCTGTTTCACCTACAATGACATTTAAACAAATCGTGACATATGGTTCATCTAAATACTCTGATGGTTCAAATAAGTCTCTATATATTTCAATAGCTTGTGACATTTGTTCAGGTGCAAAGTGTGCTGCGAATACGTAAGGTAATCCTAAACGTGCTGCTAAATGTGCAGAATCCGTTGAAGACCCTAAGACATATATCGGAATATTTGTATCAACACCCGGATAAGCTCTTACATAAGATTGATTTTCTTCTGGTCCAAAATATTTAAGTAATTGATTAATATCGTCGCCAAAAGTATATACACCTTTATGAGAATCACGTCTTAACGCAGAAGCTGTCATCATATCTGTACCTGGCGCTCTTCCTAATCCTAAGTTTAGTCTGTTAGGAAACATTGTTGCCATTGTGCCGAATTGTTCTGCTACAACGAGTGGGGCATGGTTAGGTAGCATGATACCACCAGAACCGACTTGTATAGATTCTGTATGTTCTAATGTATGTTGAATCAGTAATGCAGTAGCTGAACTTATAAGGTTAGGTGCATTATGATGTTCTGCAATCCAGTACCTTTCATAACCGAGTTCCTCTACATTTTGTGCTAATGTGACCATGTTTTTAATGGCCTCTTGCTCTGTTTCTCCCTTTCTTAATGGAACGAGATTCAATGCAGAGACTGGGAATTTAGATTTCATTTTATGACTCTCCTTACTTAATTATATATTGGAAGTATATCAAGCGTCATCGCAATGCACTATTTAATTGCTCAACAAAAGTTGACGAACTTACAAGTTAAAGATATAATAAACCCAAATTTAATGAGAGGTGGCATCAATAATAGGCATGGATATCCAATAATTTTTACGACATAAAGTTATAACGTAAAAATACCATTGTATTACACAATGATGATTGGAAGAGTATGTCTATATTTTGATGTTGCCATTACATAATAAATAGTGTAATGGTGTGTCTTCCTGTGTAATGCATGGATCGAGGAGGCAACATTATGCTATTTTTATTTGAAGAAAAACCTTTAGAGATTGAACAAAAAGTCCTTATACCTTCATTAACTTTTAACATTGAAGATAATGAACATATGGCAATTGTAGGTGTTAACGGTATCGGAAAGACCACATTATTAAATGAAATTCATTTTAATGAAAATATTGATACAGCAATGATGGAACAAGATTTGAAGGCATTTGAGAATTTAAATGTCATGCAATTTATTATGCTAGCATACCCAGAGTTATCAAGATTAAGAGAAAATTTAAGTGAACTAGATTATCTAAATCGCTTTATTGAATTAGATGGTTATGATATTGAACAAAATATTATTATAGAAGGTAAAAAGTTAGGTTTAACAGAAGGTCATTTTGATCAATTGATTTCTACATTAAGTGGCGGAGAACAAACGAAAATTTCATTTTTAAAAGTTAAATTAGATAAAGCATCATTATTATTAATAGATGAACCAACTAATCATATGGATCAAGAAATGAAAGTATGGTTAACAAAAGCTTTTAAACAAGAGCAACGGGCAATATTATTTGTGTCTCACGATAAAACATTCTTAAATGAAACGCCAGATTCAATATTAGAATTAAATAAGAATGGTGCAACAAAGTATCTTGGTCAATTAGGGCATTATAGACAACAAAAAGAAATAGAATATGAAACAGTTAAACAACAATATGAAAGACAAGAGAAAGAACAACAAGCTATAGAAGAAACAATTAAAAGATATAAAGAATGGTATGAAAAAGCATCAAAAAAAGCATCTGTAAGAAGTCCTTACCAGCAAAAACAATTGAGTAAACTGGCAAAAAAATTCAAATCTAAAGAACATCAAATGAATAAAAAGCTAGAGCAAAATAACATTATGAATCCTGATGAACAAGAAAAATCATATTCGATTCAACATCATACTTTTAAACCACAGTATTTAGTTAAATTCGATAATGTAACATTTTCATATAAGGAGAGAGTTATTTTTGAAAATGTATCGTTTCATATAAAAAGAAATCAAAATGTTATTATTGAAGGGCAAAATGGCTCGGGAAAATCCACTTTAATAAAATTAATATTAGGTCAATTAGTACCTGATAAAGGAGAAATAATCATTCACCATGAATTAGAAATAGGTTATTTTTCTCAAGATTTTAACAATTTAACGATGGAAAATACAGTGTTAGAAGAAATTATGTGTATTCCTGAAATTAAAGAAACAGATGCGCGAACAATACTAGCAAGTTTCTATTTTGACAAGGATAGAATAGATGATGTTGTTAATACTTTATCAATGGGTGAAAAGTGTAGACTACAATTTGTTAAATTATATTTCTCAAATCCTCACATACTCATATTAGATGAACCGACAAATTACTTTGATATTGACATGCAAGAAAAAATTATACAATTAATACAATCATTTCAAGGTAGTACGCTTATTATTTCACATGATAAACACTTTAAAGAAAAACTTAAAGATCAAGTGTGGACTATAAATGAACGAAATTTAACTCATGAAAATTTAAAAATTGATAATCCATTAAATGCTGAAAATATGAAAAAAAATTTAAATGAATTAGAACAATATACTCATGAAAGAAATCGAGAAACAGAGTTCTAGTCATTTTATGAAAATGGTGCTAGAATAGGTACATTGAAAACTAAGAAAGGACGTTCAACATGAAAGTATATGCAGATTATGCAGCAACTACTCCTGTTAAACCGATTGTTACAGAGAAGATAACCGAAATACTATCTGAACATTACGGAAATCCATCTTCAATTCATTCTATTGGTAGAGATGGTAGAAAGTATTTAGATCAATCTAGAAGAGAAATTGCTACATTATTAGGAGCAAACCCTAACGAAGTCATTTTTACTAGTGGTGCAACAGAGTCTAATAATACAGCTATTAAAGGAATCGCAAGAAAACGCAAGCACTTAGGAAAACATATTATTACGAGTAGAATAGAGCATCATTCTGTATTACATGTTTTTGAAGAACTTGAACGTGAAGGTTTTGAAGTTTCTTATATAAATGTAAACGATGAAGGGCTTGTTGATTTAGATGAGTTGAAACAAGCTATCAATCCTGAAACAACGTTAGTATCGATTATGTTAGTTAATAACGAAGTAGGTACTGTACAGCCATTATATGAAATCGCTGAAATTTTGGAAGAACAAAACATTGCTTTTCATGTTGATGCCGTTCAAGCAATTGGTCATATGCCGATTGAATTTGATGAAATGCCTATAGATTTATTGAGTATGACTGCTCATAAGTTTGGTGGACCAAAAGGAATTGGCGCCTTACTTGTCAAAAAAGGTATACAATTAGATACGTTTATTCAAGGCGGAGAACAAGAACTCAAGAGAAGAGCTGGTACTGAAAATGTACCTTATATATGTGGGATGGCTTCAGCTTTAGCAGTTGCAAATGAACATATGGATGAGAACAATGTTCATTTGATGAATTTAAAAGAAAAACTCATTGTCGGTTTACAACAACATGCCATTCCATTTGAGTTAAATGGTAGCATGGTAGATACAACAGGGCATATTACGAATTTGTATTTTCCATTTATTGAAGTGGAAACAATGCTTACATTATTAGATATGGCCAACATATATGTATCAAGTGGTTCAGCTTGTACAGCAGGCTCAACACTACCATCACATGTTCTAGAAGCTATGTATGGTGAGCATGAAAGAGTTAAGCAATCTGTGAGATTTAGTTTTAGTGATTTAACAACAGAAGAAGAAATAAACTATATTGTGGACGCAATTATGAAAATATACAATCAATTTAAGGAGGAAGAAAATGAATAATGAAACTACCCGTGTAGTCGTTGGTATGAGCGGGGGCGTAGATAGTTCTGTTACTGCGCATATATTGAAAGAACAAGGTTATGATGTAGTAGGCATATTTATGAAAAATTGGGACGATACGGATGAAAATGGTGTGTGTACAGCTACTGAAGATTATAATGATGTAATAGAAGTTTGTAATCAATTAGATATACCATATTATGCTGTAAATTTTGAACAAGAATATTGGGATAAAGTCTTTACGTATTTCTTAGATGAGTATAAAAAAGGAAGAACGCCTAACCCTGATGTGATGTGTAATAAAGAAATTAAATTTAAAGCTTTCTTAAATCACGCTTTGAAACTTGGTGCTGATTATGTGGCAACTGGTCACTATGCACGTGTTAACCGTGAAGGTGACAAAGTTGAAATGATACGTGGCGTAGATAATAATAAAGATCAAACTTATTTCTTGAATCAACTTACTGAAGAACAATTATCTAAAGTAATGTTTCCTATTGGTGAATTAGAAAAAAGTGAAGTAAGAAGAATAGCTGAAGAACAAAATTTAGCAACTGCTAAGAAAAAAGATTCAACTGGTATATGTTTCATAGGAGAAAAGAACTTCAAAACATTTCTATCTCAATATTTACCAGCACAAAATGGTAAAATGCAAACATTAGATGGTGTAGATATGGGTGAACATACCGGTTTAATGTATTACACGATTGGACAAAGACACGGACTAGGTATTGGCGGAGATGGAGATCCTTGGTTTGTAGTTGGTAAAAACTTAAAAGAAAATATTCTATATGTAGAACAAGGTTTTCATCATGATGCTTTGTATAGTAATTATTTAATCGCATCTGACATATCATTTGTGAATGATATTGATTTTTCACAACCTGTAAAATGTTCTGCTAAATTTAGATATAGACAAAAAGATACAGATGTAACAGTTGAAAAAATTTCTGACAATCAAATTAAAGTTACTTTTGATCAACCAGTTCGTGCTATTACACCTGGTCAAGCCGTTGTGCTTTATGATGGTGAAGTTTGTCTAGGCGGCGCAACAATTGATGAAGTATACAAAACTGAAAAACAATTAGATTATATGGTATAAATCTCTAGAGGTGTTATCTTTTCTGATGCACCTCTATTTATTTTTGTTATAATTAAAAGTAATGATATTTAAAGGAGTTACAACATGCATAGTGAAGAACAAATAGTTGAACTAATACAAGATAAAAAATTCGATCAAGCACTTTCATATTTATTTGAAAATATTGAAGCAGATCCGAACGAAGTTACGAATTATATTAATGCTGGTACAATTTTATCAGAGGCAAATGACATTGAAAGAGCAGAAAAGTTCTTCCAAAAAGCGATTACGGTTAACGAGAGTCATGGTGGCGCTTATTACAGTCTTGCAAATTTATATTACAATCAGCAACGTTTTGAAGAAGCGGTTAAATTATATCAACACGCATTGAAAAGAGGGCTTAATGACGCAGATACAAACTTTATGCTAGGTATGAGCTTTAATGAATTAGGTGCGCATACAGAAGCATTACCATATGTTATGAGAGCGTCTGAACTTAATAACGAAGATGT
This portion of the Mammaliicoccus vitulinus genome encodes:
- a CDS encoding tRNA threonylcarbamoyladenosine dehydratase, whose protein sequence is MKHQFSRNELAVGKEGLDLLKSKTVVVLGVGGVGSFAAEALARTNIGHIILIDKDDVDITNVNRQLHALTTTIGQSKVDLMEERIKLINPDCKVTSLHMFYTEETYEALFNEYDIDYFVDASDTIMYKVHLMKECLERDIDVISSMGAANKTDPTKFEIADISKTHTDPMAKIIRLKLRKMGIHKGINVVFSDESPIMIREDVKEVIGDKNAKVRKAQMPPSSNAFVPSVVGLICASYVINDILKDIPVKRVKDK
- a CDS encoding replication-associated recombination protein A produces the protein MKNEPLAYRMRPKTIDDVISQSHLVGPKAIIRRMVNTKRLTSMIFYGPPGIGKTSIAQAIAGSTQYKFRQLNAVTNTKKDMQLVVEEAKMSGQVILLLDEIHRLDKAKQDFLLPHLESGKIVLIGATTSNPYHAINPAIRSRTQIFELFPLEEDDIIIALHRALEDSENGLASYAPVVDDEAIQYFAKASYGDVRSALNALELAVLSADTENEKRHVTIEDAKVCIQKNAFQHDKDGDQHYDVMSAFQKSIRGSDVDAALHYLARLIEAGDLPTIARRLLVISYEDIGLASPGAAARTLSAIEASERLGFPEARIPLSQAVIELCLSPKSNSAIVSIDSALSDIRNGKAGLVPKHLKDGHYQGAQELGNAIGYKYPHNYENSYVEQQYLPDTLKDKQYYQPKLTSKSEQKLAEIYKNLKK
- the cymR gene encoding cysteine metabolism transcriptional regulator CymR; translation: MKISTKGRYGLTLMISLTKRYGQGCTSLKSIAEENNLSDLYLEQLVGPLRNAGLIKSVRGAKGGYQLQKAPSEITAGDVIRLLEGPITPVEGIEDEPPAQQQLWIRIRDAVKEVLDNTTLEYLANYTNQDELEGYMFYI
- a CDS encoding trypsin-like serine peptidase codes for the protein MKKFKVYILTVVSILLLSFVGLPLEANAKTDEPSSRVILPNNDREQITNTTSAHYQSIAFADIGGTSIASGVVIGKNTVLTNKHVVDATNGDASVLKFSPAANGDGNYPAGTFTATDYKTAPDGEDLAVVTVGENSEGQSIGDAVQPATIADTSTVKKGDDITVTGYPGDKPIATLWESKGNILSASGSDVTYDLSTYGGNSGSPIFNASNQVIGLHYGGVPDSHNSGVLFNSSVQEFINSNLK
- a CDS encoding LLM class flavin-dependent oxidoreductase encodes the protein MKSKFPVSALNLVPLRKGETEQEAIKNMVTLAQNVEELGYERYWIAEHHNAPNLISSATALLIQHTLEHTESIQVGSGGIMLPNHAPLVVAEQFGTMATMFPNRLNLGLGRAPGTDMMTASALRRDSHKGVYTFGDDINQLLKYFGPEENQSYVRAYPGVDTNIPIYVLGSSTDSAHLAARLGLPYVFAAHFAPEQMSQAIEIYRDLFEPSEYLDEPYVTICLNVIVGETDEEATFLSSTMHLMFLGIVRNSRLPLQPPTDQLENIWSPQEKYMAQSKTNTSFIGSEETVKKQLLDFQNKYNVDEIMAVSYIYDLEKQYKSFESFKKIVDDVYGE
- the sal gene encoding Sal family ABC-F type ribosomal protection protein, with the protein product MLFLFEEKPLEIEQKVLIPSLTFNIEDNEHMAIVGVNGIGKTTLLNEIHFNENIDTAMMEQDLKAFENLNVMQFIMLAYPELSRLRENLSELDYLNRFIELDGYDIEQNIIIEGKKLGLTEGHFDQLISTLSGGEQTKISFLKVKLDKASLLLIDEPTNHMDQEMKVWLTKAFKQEQRAILFVSHDKTFLNETPDSILELNKNGATKYLGQLGHYRQQKEIEYETVKQQYERQEKEQQAIEETIKRYKEWYEKASKKASVRSPYQQKQLSKLAKKFKSKEHQMNKKLEQNNIMNPDEQEKSYSIQHHTFKPQYLVKFDNVTFSYKERVIFENVSFHIKRNQNVIIEGQNGSGKSTLIKLILGQLVPDKGEIIIHHELEIGYFSQDFNNLTMENTVLEEIMCIPEIKETDARTILASFYFDKDRIDDVVNTLSMGEKCRLQFVKLYFSNPHILILDEPTNYFDIDMQEKIIQLIQSFQGSTLIISHDKHFKEKLKDQVWTINERNLTHENLKIDNPLNAENMKKNLNELEQYTHERNRETEF
- a CDS encoding cysteine desulfurase family protein, whose amino-acid sequence is MKVYADYAATTPVKPIVTEKITEILSEHYGNPSSIHSIGRDGRKYLDQSRREIATLLGANPNEVIFTSGATESNNTAIKGIARKRKHLGKHIITSRIEHHSVLHVFEELEREGFEVSYINVNDEGLVDLDELKQAINPETTLVSIMLVNNEVGTVQPLYEIAEILEEQNIAFHVDAVQAIGHMPIEFDEMPIDLLSMTAHKFGGPKGIGALLVKKGIQLDTFIQGGEQELKRRAGTENVPYICGMASALAVANEHMDENNVHLMNLKEKLIVGLQQHAIPFELNGSMVDTTGHITNLYFPFIEVETMLTLLDMANIYVSSGSACTAGSTLPSHVLEAMYGEHERVKQSVRFSFSDLTTEEEINYIVDAIMKIYNQFKEEENE
- the mnmA gene encoding tRNA 2-thiouridine(34) synthase MnmA, yielding MNNETTRVVVGMSGGVDSSVTAHILKEQGYDVVGIFMKNWDDTDENGVCTATEDYNDVIEVCNQLDIPYYAVNFEQEYWDKVFTYFLDEYKKGRTPNPDVMCNKEIKFKAFLNHALKLGADYVATGHYARVNREGDKVEMIRGVDNNKDQTYFLNQLTEEQLSKVMFPIGELEKSEVRRIAEEQNLATAKKKDSTGICFIGEKNFKTFLSQYLPAQNGKMQTLDGVDMGEHTGLMYYTIGQRHGLGIGGDGDPWFVVGKNLKENILYVEQGFHHDALYSNYLIASDISFVNDIDFSQPVKCSAKFRYRQKDTDVTVEKISDNQIKVTFDQPVRAITPGQAVVLYDGEVCLGGATIDEVYKTEKQLDYMV
- a CDS encoding tetratricopeptide repeat protein, with the translated sequence MHSEEQIVELIQDKKFDQALSYLFENIEADPNEVTNYINAGTILSEANDIERAEKFFQKAITVNESHGGAYYSLANLYYNQQRFEEAVKLYQHALKRGLNDADTNFMLGMSFNELGAHTEALPYVMRASELNNEDVEIGFQYGLTLCQLEMFEEAVKQLEIVLAKDPKHVDALYNLGLAKYMKNEDPHEALTYFRKAVDIQPDHLLSGHAIKMFEQLAEEED